Proteins encoded within one genomic window of Glycine soja cultivar W05 chromosome 1, ASM419377v2, whole genome shotgun sequence:
- the LOC114403116 gene encoding uncharacterized protein LOC114403116 — protein sequence MELIIIITLLSFSFSYLIPTSSSQIQLEPSLQLEDGNTGAVVNTNLQLSDLPTIPRKLRFTEKVKEVDEARDLASNKQQEGSFASGKQYHRKQNMVLGKKGTRQEWMEVDDPSQYFTVDYTRVRRRRPIHNKQLPVGP from the exons ATGGAGCTGATAATCATCATCACTCTTCttagcttttctttctcttatctAATACCAACTTCTTCTTCCCAAATTCAATTGGAACCTTCACTCCAACTTGAAG ATGGTAATACAGGAGCAGTAGTCAATACAAACCTGCAGCTTTCTGATCTTCCAACAATTCCTAGAAAGCTAAGATTCACTGAGAAG GTTAAAGAAGTTGATGAAGCTAGAGATCTTGCATCAAACAAGCAGCAGGAGGGTTCCTTTGCTTCAG GGAAGCAATACCATAGAAAGCAAAACATGGTGCTTGGGAAAAAGGGGACAAGACAAGAATGGATGGAGGTGGATGACCCTTCACAATACTTTACTGTGGATTATACCCGAGTGAGAAGACGACGTCCCATACACAACAAGCAATTGCCGGTTGGTCCATAA